A part of Desulfobacter sp. genomic DNA contains:
- the tyrA gene encoding bifunctional chorismate mutase/prephenate dehydrogenase, whose translation MDKEKTVFFEKIAPLRDEIDRIDSEILSLLARRQEQVEEVVALKKAHKMPVYHPAREEDLLSRLRSQAVKADMDPDFMEDLYRVILRQSRLKQTRKMELKSIRPEAKILVVGGGGQMGGLFARLFVRSGYEVRILDRGDWDNAADLCRDIDLVLVSVPIEKTETVINSLAPLIPSHAILADLTSVKQGPVSAMCKAHKGPVMGLHPLFGPTSDSLDKQIVVTCTGRDDAACNWLRDQLGIWGAVIVPATAEEHDQVMEIVQALRHFATFCFGDFLYRRRIPLERTLEFSSPIYRLELGMVGRLFAQDPSLYAEIIFATPERLSLLKEYIDSFSRHIDMLDKKDKAGFIDEFNKLARWFGPFSEQAMRESTFIINKLIERF comes from the coding sequence ATGGATAAAGAAAAAACTGTTTTTTTTGAAAAAATCGCCCCACTGAGGGATGAAATCGACCGAATTGATTCAGAAATCCTTTCCCTGCTGGCCCGGCGCCAGGAACAGGTAGAAGAGGTGGTGGCCCTGAAAAAGGCCCATAAAATGCCCGTCTACCACCCGGCCCGTGAAGAAGACCTGCTCTCGCGCCTCAGGTCACAGGCCGTAAAGGCGGACATGGACCCGGATTTCATGGAAGACCTGTACCGGGTGATCCTGCGCCAGTCCCGGCTCAAGCAGACCCGGAAAATGGAACTCAAATCCATCCGGCCCGAGGCCAAAATTCTTGTGGTGGGCGGCGGCGGACAGATGGGCGGCCTTTTTGCCCGGCTCTTTGTCCGGTCCGGTTATGAGGTCAGGATTCTGGACAGAGGAGACTGGGATAATGCGGCCGACCTATGCCGGGATATCGACCTGGTCCTGGTGTCGGTGCCCATAGAAAAGACCGAAACGGTGATCAACAGCCTGGCCCCCCTGATTCCTTCCCATGCCATTCTGGCGGACCTGACCTCGGTGAAGCAGGGGCCGGTTTCCGCCATGTGCAAGGCCCACAAGGGACCTGTGATGGGGCTGCATCCCCTGTTCGGCCCCACCTCCGATTCCCTGGACAAACAGATCGTGGTGACCTGCACGGGCCGGGATGACGCCGCCTGCAACTGGCTACGTGACCAGCTGGGCATATGGGGGGCCGTCATTGTGCCGGCAACGGCAGAGGAGCACGACCAGGTCATGGAAATCGTCCAGGCCCTGCGCCACTTTGCCACCTTCTGCTTCGGGGATTTCCTCTACCGCCGGCGGATTCCCCTGGAACGGACCCTGGAATTCTCCAGCCCCATCTACCGGCTGGAACTGGGAATGGTGGGGCGGCTCTTCGCCCAGGATCCCTCCCTCTACGCGGAGATCATCTTTGCCACCCCCGAGCGCCTCAGCCTGCTCAAAGAATACATTGACTCCTTCAGCCGCCACATCGATATGCTGGATAAAAAAGACAAGGCCGGATTTATCGATGAGTTCAATAAACTGGCCAGGTGGTTCGGTCCCTTCAGCGAACAGGCCATGCGGGAAAGCACCTTCATCATCAATAAGCTAATCGAAAGGTTCTAA
- a CDS encoding LysR family transcriptional regulator — translation MGSQNRWRIRLKVWLEIDGHPVIGEGRLAMLAAIDEKGSIIDAARQLDISYRRIRGAISDMEASMGTCLVKTHRGGVQGGGAKLTPHARALVQKYMKVVREFSVNGEFRSPSENNKKLPPNGRNCHSVSMGG, via the coding sequence ATGGGTTCTCAAAACCGATGGCGCATCAGACTGAAAGTCTGGCTGGAAATAGACGGTCATCCTGTCATAGGGGAAGGCCGGCTGGCCATGCTTGCCGCCATAGACGAAAAAGGCTCCATCATTGATGCCGCCCGGCAATTGGATATCTCTTATCGCAGAATTCGCGGTGCCATTTCGGACATGGAAGCGTCCATGGGGACCTGCCTGGTGAAAACGCATCGGGGCGGCGTACAGGGCGGGGGCGCAAAATTGACTCCCCATGCCAGGGCGCTTGTTCAGAAATATATGAAGGTGGTCCGTGAATTTTCTGTAAATGGTGAATTCCGGAGCCCATCCGAAAATAATAAAAAACTGCCGCCGAATGGCAGAAACTGCCATTCGGTTTCCATGGGAGGATAA
- a CDS encoding formylmethanofuran dehydrogenase — MRSFKALLEASAKTHGHLCAGQVIGVRMAMLGCRLIRIDDPMSDAFRKKIMVYVEMDRCATDAISSVTGCRLGRRTMKFRDFGINAATFVNLDTRDAYRVVSTERSRDLVKRYAPEEEHHYRQQMQGYKIMPENELFDVQRVSVHLGQWEMPGPPRSHATCAQCGQVVRDAREVHVNGEILCRICSGEGYFQPLASVAV; from the coding sequence ATGAGATCGTTTAAAGCATTGCTGGAAGCGTCTGCAAAGACCCATGGGCACCTGTGTGCCGGCCAGGTGATCGGTGTGAGAATGGCCATGCTCGGGTGCCGCCTGATCAGAATTGACGACCCCATGTCCGATGCGTTCAGAAAAAAAATAATGGTTTATGTTGAAATGGACCGGTGCGCCACCGATGCCATCAGCAGTGTGACCGGATGCCGGCTGGGGAGGCGAACCATGAAATTCAGGGATTTTGGTATCAATGCCGCCACCTTTGTCAACCTGGACACCCGTGATGCCTACCGTGTTGTCTCCACGGAGCGGTCCCGGGATCTGGTAAAACGGTATGCACCTGAGGAAGAGCACCACTACCGGCAGCAGATGCAGGGGTATAAAATAATGCCGGAAAATGAATTATTCGATGTTCAGCGGGTCTCTGTCCATTTGGGCCAATGGGAAATGCCCGGGCCACCGCGTTCCCACGCAACCTGTGCCCAATGCGGCCAGGTGGTCAGGGATGCAAGGGAGGTCCATGTAAATGGCGAAATCCTGTGCCGGATCTGCTCCGGAGAAGGCTATTTTCAGCCCCTGGCATCCGTTGCCGTATAG
- a CDS encoding molybdopterin-binding protein, producing MIQVVNVEDAVGRELAHDITEIRAGEFKGPAFHRGHMLTCRDLDHLRRLGKDHLYVITPEKDEMHEDEAAVTMADALCGAGVAWDEAPREGKISLKAARDGLLKVDVDALEQFNMLGVVMCATRHSNSIVKQGDQVGATRAIPLLIPRDHVSAAVSIAKSARQSILRVQPMMRAKAGVMITGNEVYHGRIKDKFEPIIRKKVADLGGEVMAVRFLPDDDRMIASAAAGMVEQGANVLITTGGMSVDPDDRTRFGLKQAGARNMVYGTPVLPGAMFMVAYLDWVPVLGIPACGLFAPTTMFDLMYPRILAGEKLSRSDIAATGHGGLCLGCKTCTYPRCGFGK from the coding sequence ATGATTCAAGTCGTGAATGTCGAAGATGCGGTGGGGCGTGAATTGGCCCATGATATTACGGAAATCAGAGCGGGGGAGTTCAAGGGGCCTGCCTTCCATCGGGGACATATGCTGACCTGCCGCGACCTGGATCATCTGCGGCGGCTGGGCAAGGATCACCTTTATGTCATAACGCCGGAAAAAGACGAGATGCATGAAGACGAAGCTGCGGTGACCATGGCAGATGCGCTCTGCGGCGCGGGAGTGGCCTGGGACGAGGCCCCGAGGGAAGGCAAAATTTCCCTGAAGGCGGCCCGGGACGGGTTGCTCAAGGTGGATGTGGATGCCCTGGAACAATTCAATATGCTTGGGGTGGTGATGTGCGCCACCCGTCATTCCAACAGCATTGTAAAACAGGGGGATCAGGTGGGGGCCACCCGGGCCATTCCCCTTCTGATTCCCCGGGACCATGTATCCGCAGCGGTTTCCATTGCCAAAAGTGCCCGACAGTCCATTCTCCGGGTTCAACCCATGATGCGGGCCAAAGCCGGGGTGATGATAACCGGAAATGAAGTCTACCACGGCCGGATAAAGGATAAATTTGAACCCATTATCCGGAAAAAAGTGGCCGACCTCGGGGGAGAGGTGATGGCGGTGCGCTTTTTGCCCGATGATGACCGGATGATTGCCTCTGCCGCTGCCGGCATGGTGGAACAGGGCGCCAATGTATTGATCACCACAGGCGGGATGTCTGTGGATCCCGACGACCGTACCCGTTTCGGACTAAAGCAGGCCGGTGCCCGCAACATGGTGTACGGCACACCGGTGCTGCCCGGCGCCATGTTCATGGTTGCTTATCTTGACTGGGTGCCGGTCCTGGGCATCCCGGCCTGCGGATTGTTTGCCCCTACCACCATGTTCGACCTGATGTATCCCAGGATACTTGCCGGGGAAAAATTGTCGCGGTCGGATATCGCGGCTACCGGGCATGGGGGGCTCTGTCTCGGATGTAAAACCTGTACCTATCCCCGGTGCGGTTTCGGCAAATAG
- a CDS encoding molybdopterin molybdotransferase MoeA yields MISWLPMGFEEALRITVDTISPLGKEMVPLARSTGRIIAENLISGINSPSINASLKDGYAVVSEDLDTAGPDTPVQLALAGTASVAGGGAPPRLVPGSAMRILTGAQIPEGATAVLAEEFASLCGSTLSAANTAEPGRNIMPKGTDVAEGQCVAEKGCAITPGRAGIIAASGFSEVPVYKKPRVAIISTGDEVVAPGKPLPPGKLYASNMVTLGAFCRKWGMEPHLVTVKDDPDRICKALEAALASSDAVITSGGAWTGDRDLVAKIFSDLGWKKAFHRIRIGPGKAVGFGMIAAIPAFILPGGPPSNLMGFLQIALPGLHVLSGRQQVGLPVMKARISSEIRGRARDWTQFIFGAATPDEQGLRFDSLGQRARLQSMADATAVATIPEGKTRLAKGEISSIQVLSF; encoded by the coding sequence ATGATATCATGGCTGCCCATGGGGTTTGAAGAGGCGCTGCGTATCACCGTGGACACGATTTCGCCTTTGGGCAAAGAAATGGTGCCCCTGGCAAGGAGCACGGGGCGGATTATCGCCGAAAATCTGATCTCGGGGATTAATTCTCCCTCCATCAATGCCTCCCTTAAGGATGGGTATGCCGTGGTGTCTGAGGACCTGGACACTGCCGGGCCGGATACGCCGGTTCAATTGGCCCTGGCCGGCACCGCTTCGGTGGCCGGCGGAGGGGCGCCGCCCCGTCTGGTTCCCGGTTCTGCCATGCGTATTTTAACGGGGGCACAGATTCCCGAGGGGGCCACGGCCGTGCTGGCCGAGGAGTTTGCATCCCTGTGCGGCAGCACCCTGAGCGCGGCCAATACGGCGGAGCCCGGCCGGAACATCATGCCCAAAGGCACCGACGTGGCCGAGGGGCAGTGCGTGGCGGAAAAGGGCTGCGCCATCACACCGGGCCGGGCCGGTATCATCGCGGCTTCCGGGTTCAGCGAAGTCCCCGTTTACAAAAAGCCCCGGGTGGCCATTATTTCCACCGGCGACGAGGTGGTGGCCCCGGGAAAGCCCCTTCCCCCTGGGAAATTATATGCAAGCAATATGGTCACCCTGGGCGCATTCTGCCGCAAATGGGGCATGGAACCGCACCTTGTCACAGTAAAGGACGACCCGGACAGAATCTGCAAGGCACTGGAGGCGGCCCTGGCATCCTCCGACGCGGTGATTACCAGCGGCGGTGCCTGGACCGGGGACAGGGATCTTGTCGCCAAGATTTTCAGTGACCTTGGGTGGAAGAAAGCCTTTCACCGTATCCGCATCGGTCCGGGCAAGGCCGTTGGCTTCGGTATGATCGCCGCCATTCCGGCATTTATTCTGCCCGGCGGCCCTCCGTCCAATCTCATGGGGTTTCTTCAGATTGCCCTTCCCGGCCTCCATGTGCTGTCGGGAAGACAGCAGGTGGGGCTGCCCGTGATGAAGGCCAGGATCTCTTCAGAAATACGCGGGCGGGCCAGGGATTGGACCCAGTTTATTTTCGGCGCCGCCACCCCGGACGAACAGGGGCTGCGGTTTGATTCCCTGGGGCAGCGGGCCCGCCTTCAGTCCATGGCAGACGCCACGGCCGTTGCCACGATTCCCGAAGGTAAAACCCGCCTTGCCAAAGGAGAGATTTCATCCATTCAGGTCTTGTCATTCTAA
- the moaA gene encoding GTP 3',8-cyclase MoaA yields MTDAYQRQINYLRVSVTDQCNLSCCYCAPFRPGHGGTPLPPKDRLMSFDEMLRLVKIGVDLGISKVRLTGGEPLCRRGVTRFIEKLSRIPGIKDIGLTTNGILLESMARELRDAGLNRINVSLDTLGTARFKQITGKDAWHRVWDGIMAALALGFSPVKINTVVMKGVNDDEVVDMARLSLLYPLHVRFIEYMPIGPDPRTIRGYFISGTELKNRVGQLGKLIPMVRAPFDGPARRFKIQGAPGEVGFISSMSDHFCSRCNRMRLTATGALRPCLLADDEVELVRRLREGCSDSRLRELFFKALSMKQGAHGLDFEGHGLKTKMVQIGG; encoded by the coding sequence TTGACCGATGCCTACCAAAGACAGATAAATTATCTCCGGGTATCGGTTACGGATCAATGTAACCTTTCCTGCTGCTATTGCGCCCCTTTCAGACCCGGGCACGGGGGGACGCCTCTGCCGCCCAAAGATCGATTGATGTCATTTGATGAGATGCTTCGTCTGGTCAAAATCGGAGTTGACCTGGGGATATCCAAGGTGCGGCTGACCGGAGGCGAACCCCTGTGCCGCCGGGGCGTTACCCGGTTCATTGAAAAACTCTCCCGTATCCCCGGGATAAAGGATATTGGCTTGACCACCAACGGCATACTTCTGGAATCCATGGCCCGGGAATTGCGCGATGCCGGGTTGAACCGAATTAATGTCAGCCTGGACACCCTGGGGACGGCCCGGTTTAAGCAGATCACCGGTAAAGACGCCTGGCACAGGGTATGGGACGGAATCATGGCCGCACTGGCCCTGGGATTTTCCCCCGTCAAGATCAACACCGTGGTGATGAAAGGCGTCAACGACGATGAGGTGGTTGATATGGCCCGTTTAAGCCTTTTATATCCCCTGCATGTCCGCTTTATTGAATACATGCCCATTGGACCTGATCCCCGGACCATCAGGGGATATTTTATTTCCGGTACAGAACTGAAAAATAGAGTGGGGCAGCTGGGGAAACTGATTCCAATGGTCAGGGCGCCTTTTGACGGGCCTGCCCGACGGTTCAAGATCCAGGGGGCTCCCGGGGAGGTCGGTTTCATCAGTTCAATGAGCGATCATTTCTGCAGTCGGTGCAACCGGATGCGCCTGACCGCCACCGGCGCCCTGCGTCCCTGCCTGCTGGCCGACGATGAGGTCGAACTGGTCCGCCGGCTGCGGGAGGGGTGTTCTGATTCCCGGTTGCGGGAACTGTTTTTTAAGGCCTTGTCAATGAAGCAGGGTGCCCACGGGCTGGACTTTGAGGGACACGGCCTAAAGACCAAAATGGTTCAGATCGGGGGGTGA
- a CDS encoding cyclase family protein, producing MTMVSDPYSGLQLVELSHEWGHGVPSYPGQDDVRMARGVKHAQHGVLAWKISTVMHTGTHMNAPIHMVQRAADLADVPVDRLFGNGVILSIPKQRFETITAEDLASASPGVKQGDVVVILTGWHHKYSDSLEYYGESPGLTRDAAQWLVEKECRMVAVDTPQVDHPLATSLGPHRGGPLMNRLKAAYEEKTGKDPKKEHPEWNIAHKTLLAAGIPTIEQVGGDVDTLAGKRATFAATPWKFKYGDACPVRFVAMIDPSGNCRIDAGR from the coding sequence ATGACGATGGTATCTGACCCTTATTCCGGGTTGCAATTGGTTGAGCTCAGCCATGAGTGGGGCCATGGCGTTCCTTCCTACCCCGGACAGGATGATGTGAGAATGGCCCGGGGCGTCAAGCACGCCCAGCACGGCGTACTGGCATGGAAGATTTCCACTGTAATGCATACGGGTACCCATATGAATGCCCCCATTCACATGGTGCAGCGTGCCGCAGACCTGGCAGATGTTCCGGTAGACCGTCTCTTTGGCAATGGTGTCATTTTATCCATTCCAAAGCAGCGCTTTGAGACCATAACGGCAGAGGATCTGGCATCGGCGTCCCCCGGGGTGAAGCAGGGGGATGTGGTGGTGATCCTCACCGGCTGGCACCATAAATACAGCGACAGCCTTGAATATTACGGAGAGTCTCCGGGGCTGACCAGGGACGCGGCCCAATGGCTGGTTGAAAAAGAGTGCCGGATGGTGGCTGTGGATACCCCCCAGGTGGACCACCCCCTGGCCACTTCCCTGGGGCCCCACCGGGGCGGCCCCCTGATGAACCGCCTGAAGGCGGCCTATGAAGAGAAGACAGGAAAAGACCCCAAAAAAGAGCATCCGGAATGGAATATCGCCCATAAGACCTTATTGGCGGCTGGAATCCCCACCATTGAGCAGGTGGGGGGGGATGTGGATACTCTGGCGGGGAAACGGGCGACCTTTGCGGCCACACCATGGAAATTCAAATATGGAGATGCCTGCCCGGTCCGGTTTGTTGCCATGATCGATCCTTCCGGAAACTGCCGCATCGATGCCGGCAGATGA
- a CDS encoding cyclase family protein translates to MSLKIYNLSHAFHQHMPEWPSTPGVNVTVNKFHAKDGVYQVNWEGIMHRCTHMDAPIHVTENTPGISDYPLWRLFGTGVAVSIPKGKWGVITPEDLEKATPAIQEGDMVMINTGFHHKWADCDDYFAYGCGISGAGAQWLVDKKVKCVGYGCQANDHPIATKLVDHGLGPSQPHLIKEYKEETGRDPKEDFPDWEPAHKTLMVKGGIPGIENLGGDLDEVTGKRCFFMAFPWRWTRGDGCIVRVLALVDPDQTFRFETGR, encoded by the coding sequence ATGAGTCTTAAAATTTATAATCTAAGTCATGCCTTTCATCAGCATATGCCCGAGTGGCCCTCCACACCCGGGGTCAATGTAACGGTCAATAAATTCCACGCCAAGGACGGGGTATACCAGGTCAACTGGGAGGGGATCATGCACCGGTGCACCCATATGGATGCCCCCATCCATGTCACTGAGAACACACCCGGCATCTCCGATTATCCCCTGTGGCGCCTTTTCGGCACCGGGGTGGCCGTATCCATTCCCAAGGGGAAATGGGGGGTGATCACACCCGAGGACCTTGAAAAGGCCACGCCGGCCATTCAGGAAGGGGATATGGTGATGATCAATACCGGTTTCCACCATAAATGGGCGGACTGCGACGACTATTTTGCCTATGGATGCGGTATTTCCGGTGCCGGTGCCCAATGGCTGGTGGACAAGAAGGTCAAATGCGTGGGATACGGATGCCAGGCCAATGACCATCCCATTGCCACCAAACTGGTGGATCACGGCCTGGGTCCTTCCCAGCCCCATCTCATTAAAGAGTATAAGGAGGAGACCGGGCGGGACCCCAAAGAAGATTTTCCGGACTGGGAGCCGGCCCATAAAACCCTGATGGTCAAGGGGGGGATTCCCGGGATTGAAAACCTGGGCGGAGACCTTGACGAGGTCACCGGAAAACGATGCTTTTTCATGGCCTTTCCCTGGCGGTGGACCCGCGGTGACGGTTGCATTGTCCGGGTGCTGGCACTTGTGGACCCGGATCAAACCTTCCGATTTGAAACCGGACGGTAA
- a CDS encoding GntR family transcriptional regulator: protein MAEQKNLTLKVYNNIKQMMLNYDIVPGQRLVFVDLAKELGVSRTPVNNALSILAKEGYLDFIPNQGYSVHKLTQEEAEALYEIRLILDLGIIEKAIKLSTPEGLRHIELRKNEYASSVKSRIYRHIFLLDMNFHSAIAEMAQNIYFKDIYTDIYQRIFLRFRTEHLESKRLFEIVDEHEGLYNAIKAKDTRKARKLVKEHSAMSKKNLFPIIFNQNPSDLS from the coding sequence ATGGCTGAACAAAAGAATCTAACATTAAAGGTGTACAACAATATCAAGCAGATGATGCTCAACTATGATATTGTACCCGGCCAGCGGCTTGTATTCGTCGACCTGGCCAAAGAGCTGGGGGTCAGCAGGACTCCGGTGAACAACGCATTGTCCATACTTGCCAAGGAGGGGTATCTTGATTTTATCCCCAACCAGGGGTATTCCGTTCATAAACTGACCCAGGAAGAAGCCGAGGCGCTCTATGAAATACGGCTGATCCTTGATCTGGGAATCATCGAAAAAGCCATAAAACTGTCAACCCCCGAGGGATTACGTCATATTGAACTCAGGAAAAATGAATACGCCTCATCCGTGAAAAGCCGCATATACCGCCATATTTTCCTCCTTGATATGAATTTTCATTCCGCCATTGCCGAGATGGCCCAAAATATCTATTTCAAGGATATTTATACGGATATTTATCAGCGGATTTTTCTGCGCTTCCGGACGGAACACCTGGAGTCAAAACGGTTGTTTGAAATCGTTGATGAGCACGAGGGGCTTTATAATGCCATCAAAGCCAAAGATACCCGGAAGGCGAGAAAGCTGGTCAAAGAACACAGCGCAATGTCCAAAAAGAATCTTTTCCCCATCATTTTCAATCAGAATCCTTCCGATTTATCCTGA
- a CDS encoding 4Fe-4S binding protein — MKAFYLDLSVCNGCYCCQIACKDEHVANDWSPYAKPQPDTGQFWIGITELVRGQVPKVKVTYIPKMCHHCDDAPCIEQCAYDAIEKRSDGLVLIHPDKCTGCKLCKDTCPHDAIYFNENLNIAQKCTGCSHLLDNDDEWEVPRCVDQCPTDALRFGEESDFSDFIKDAEFLNPEAGTQSRVYYKNLPRKFVAGTVYDPVEKEVIIGAACSLTDADSGETFTAVTDNFGDFWFRKLGDNRTFTLDIKKNGAKKTIEGIITDKDLSLGDIPMSL; from the coding sequence ATGAAAGCCTTTTATCTGGATTTATCCGTCTGCAACGGCTGCTACTGCTGCCAGATTGCCTGCAAGGACGAGCATGTGGCCAACGACTGGAGCCCCTATGCCAAGCCCCAGCCCGACACCGGGCAGTTCTGGATCGGGATCACCGAGCTGGTGCGGGGCCAGGTGCCCAAGGTGAAGGTGACCTATATCCCTAAAATGTGCCACCACTGCGACGATGCCCCCTGTATCGAGCAGTGTGCATATGACGCCATTGAAAAGCGCAGCGACGGCCTGGTTCTCATCCATCCGGATAAATGCACCGGCTGCAAGCTGTGCAAGGATACCTGCCCCCATGATGCCATTTATTTCAATGAAAACCTGAATATCGCCCAGAAATGCACCGGGTGTAGCCATCTTCTGGACAACGACGATGAGTGGGAGGTCCCCAGATGCGTGGACCAGTGCCCCACCGACGCCCTGAGGTTCGGGGAGGAATCCGATTTTTCAGACTTCATCAAGGACGCGGAGTTCCTGAACCCCGAGGCCGGGACCCAATCCAGGGTCTATTATAAAAACCTGCCCAGAAAATTTGTGGCGGGCACGGTGTACGATCCTGTGGAAAAAGAGGTGATCATCGGCGCCGCCTGTTCCCTTACCGATGCTGACAGCGGGGAAACCTTCACCGCCGTCACCGATAATTTCGGTGATTTCTGGTTCCGCAAGCTTGGGGATAACCGGACCTTTACCCTGGACATTAAAAAGAACGGGGCAAAAAAGACCATCGAGGGTATTATCACCGATAAGGACCTGAGCCTGGGTGATATTCCCATGTCCCTCTAA